In a genomic window of Temperatibacter marinus:
- a CDS encoding glycosyltransferase family 4 protein: protein MSDILHIFSTFEVGGPQRRFIDLIRMQMKGEPNSFKHHILALDGCYDAYALLPEESKGAQVIKVEPPDLSRGLVKNILTIKAFLSEHKASQILTYNWGSIEWSLAARFCSKKSYIHVQDGFGPEEQSSQIFRRKVFRRLGYGGRCKIIVPSHYLKEMALKTWGRSLSSLCYIPNGIDLERYSIAPEVGLRKELSLHADHCVIGTVCAMRPEKNIGRLIEAFSLVEKDYPNARLLLVGDGMALPAMKMLAERIGLKEKILFAGHQTQPERYSCLFDIFALSSDTEQMPLAVLESMAAGKVIAATDVGDVSTMVAAENRPYIYGKSAKILAQNLGQLVATKAVLSSIGEKNKEKAFADFSDAQMYKKWAQIYSESKDR from the coding sequence ATGTCAGATATACTTCATATTTTTTCAACGTTTGAAGTAGGAGGCCCCCAGCGCCGCTTTATCGACCTGATCAGAATGCAAATGAAGGGCGAGCCTAACTCTTTTAAACATCATATACTAGCTTTAGATGGATGCTATGACGCCTATGCACTTCTTCCAGAAGAGAGTAAAGGCGCTCAAGTCATTAAGGTAGAACCACCTGATCTAAGCAGGGGATTAGTGAAAAATATCCTCACGATCAAAGCTTTTCTTTCTGAGCATAAAGCGTCACAAATTCTAACCTATAACTGGGGCAGTATTGAATGGTCATTAGCCGCTCGATTCTGTAGCAAAAAATCATATATCCATGTGCAAGATGGCTTCGGTCCTGAAGAGCAATCCAGCCAAATATTTCGCCGTAAAGTCTTTAGGCGTCTTGGGTATGGTGGGCGATGCAAAATCATTGTACCAAGCCACTATCTAAAAGAGATGGCTTTGAAGACATGGGGAAGATCACTTTCGTCGCTCTGCTACATACCCAATGGCATTGATCTAGAGCGCTATTCCATTGCCCCTGAAGTTGGACTTAGAAAAGAATTGTCTCTTCATGCCGATCACTGCGTAATCGGCACAGTCTGTGCCATGAGGCCTGAGAAGAACATTGGACGACTGATAGAGGCTTTCTCTCTTGTAGAAAAAGACTATCCCAACGCGCGTCTCTTGCTTGTTGGCGATGGCATGGCCCTTCCTGCTATGAAGATGCTAGCTGAGCGTATTGGATTGAAAGAAAAGATACTTTTTGCAGGACATCAAACACAGCCTGAACGATATAGCTGTTTATTTGATATTTTTGCCCTCTCCTCAGATACCGAGCAAATGCCCCTAGCCGTGCTTGAATCTATGGCAGCAGGTAAAGTCATTGCTGCAACAGATGTCGGTGATGTTTCCACCATGGTTGCCGCTGAAAATCGACCCTACATCTACGGCAAAAGTGCTAAAATATTAGCTCAAAACCTTGGTCAACTGGTTGCCACAAAAGCAGTCCTTTCTTCAATAGGTGAGAAAAATAAAGAAAAAGCCTTTGCAGACTTTAGTGATGCTCAAATGTATAAAAAATGGGCTCAGATATATTCCGAAAGCAAAGACAGGTAA
- the ispH gene encoding 4-hydroxy-3-methylbut-2-enyl diphosphate reductase, with translation MEQTDITILLANPRGFCAGVDRAIKIVELSLKKFGPPVYVRHEIVHNRYVVESLEQQGAIFVDTLAEVPDDAPVVFSAHGVPKSVPAKAEARKMVYVDATCPLVSKVHREVERHEKLGRHILMIGHEGHPEVEGTMGQVETGTISLIETVEDAQKIDLETPNELAFVTQTTLSVDDTSDIVDALVDRFPQITVPKKEDICYATTNRQIAVKALAKKSDRIIVIGAPNSSNSRRLVEVSEKQGCEARLVQRATELDFAWLEGANSIGITAGASAPEILVEEVIEALKGRWSAKVEVLTTAEENVTFKVPPLLKDVS, from the coding sequence ATGGAGCAAACTGACATAACAATTCTTCTTGCCAATCCCCGGGGATTTTGTGCAGGGGTGGATCGTGCAATAAAAATTGTTGAACTATCGCTCAAAAAATTTGGGCCGCCAGTATATGTTCGGCATGAGATCGTTCATAACCGTTATGTTGTAGAAAGCTTAGAACAGCAGGGGGCAATATTTGTAGACACCCTTGCCGAGGTCCCCGATGATGCGCCGGTGGTATTCTCAGCCCACGGTGTACCGAAATCTGTTCCCGCAAAAGCAGAGGCCAGAAAAATGGTCTATGTGGACGCCACATGTCCTCTCGTCTCAAAAGTGCACCGCGAAGTAGAGCGCCATGAAAAACTTGGTCGCCATATCCTCATGATTGGTCATGAAGGCCATCCTGAAGTTGAAGGCACCATGGGGCAAGTCGAGACCGGCACCATCAGTCTCATTGAAACAGTAGAAGATGCACAAAAAATTGATTTAGAGACCCCAAACGAGCTGGCTTTTGTGACCCAAACGACCCTGTCCGTTGATGACACCTCTGATATTGTCGATGCCTTGGTTGATCGATTTCCGCAAATTACAGTGCCGAAAAAAGAAGACATCTGCTACGCCACGACCAATCGACAAATCGCTGTCAAAGCCCTGGCCAAAAAATCTGATCGAATTATCGTTATCGGAGCCCCAAACTCTTCTAATTCTAGACGTCTTGTAGAAGTGAGTGAAAAACAGGGCTGTGAAGCTCGTCTTGTTCAGCGTGCAACAGAACTTGATTTTGCTTGGCTGGAGGGTGCTAACTCTATAGGCATTACGGCCGGAGCCAGTGCTCCAGAAATATTAGTGGAAGAAGTTATTGAGGCCTTAAAGGGACGCTGGTCTGCTAAGGTAGAGGTCTTAACAACTGCTGAGGAAAATGTAACTTTTAAAGTTCCTCCGCTCCTTAAGGATGTGAGTTAA
- the thrB gene encoding homoserine kinase, with protein sequence MAVYTQISDTLLKEYLSAYDVGEATSFKGIAEGIENSNYLLQTTTEKFILTIYEKRADPENLPYYLTLMKSLAEQGIKSPLPIEDRKGLALKTLKGKPCCMISFLNGVSSDFPNDRQSYNCGKVMAEMHKALSDFPETVENTLSVSGWLELFKGRAEQADALHPGAGAFIANQLAYLQDQWPSTLPRGTIHADLFPDNVLFSGDEVSGVIDFYFACTDIWAYDLAISLTAWCFDSENCFLPENATAMIAGYQSVRPLETEEKDNLVLLCQGASMRFYLTRLFDWYVDTTDALVKKKNPQVYLERLQHFTREGLSYGK encoded by the coding sequence ATGGCTGTTTATACGCAAATCAGCGATACATTGTTGAAAGAGTATCTCTCAGCCTATGACGTTGGAGAGGCAACAAGTTTCAAAGGGATTGCTGAAGGGATTGAAAACTCCAATTACCTGCTACAAACCACCACAGAAAAATTCATCCTCACCATCTATGAAAAACGTGCCGACCCAGAAAATTTGCCCTATTATCTCACACTCATGAAGAGCTTAGCAGAACAGGGGATTAAGAGTCCTTTGCCTATTGAGGATAGAAAAGGCCTTGCTCTTAAGACCCTCAAAGGCAAGCCTTGCTGTATGATCAGTTTTTTAAATGGAGTCAGTAGTGACTTTCCCAACGACCGTCAAAGCTATAATTGCGGCAAGGTTATGGCTGAAATGCATAAGGCTCTTTCTGACTTTCCTGAAACAGTGGAGAACACCCTCTCTGTATCTGGATGGTTAGAACTCTTCAAAGGGCGTGCAGAGCAAGCCGACGCCCTTCACCCTGGAGCTGGGGCTTTTATAGCAAACCAACTGGCTTATCTTCAGGATCAGTGGCCGTCAACATTGCCAAGAGGCACCATTCATGCAGACCTATTCCCTGATAATGTTCTCTTCTCTGGCGACGAGGTTTCCGGAGTGATCGATTTCTATTTTGCCTGCACTGATATATGGGCTTATGATTTAGCCATATCCCTAACAGCTTGGTGTTTTGATTCTGAAAATTGTTTCTTGCCAGAAAATGCGACGGCTATGATTGCTGGCTATCAGTCTGTGCGCCCACTAGAGACAGAAGAAAAAGATAATCTAGTTCTCCTTTGCCAAGGGGCCAGTATGAGGTTTTACCTAACACGTCTCTTTGATTGGTATGTGGATACAACAGACGCCCTCGTGAAAAAGAAAAACCCTCAGGTCTATCTAGAGCGCCTTCAGCATTTCACCCGGGAAGGATTGTCCTATGGGAAGTAA
- the rnhA gene encoding ribonuclease HI, translating to MGSNVVIYTDGACSGNPGPGGWGAWLQYGQHSKELYGGAYETTNNRMELTGAIEALKALTRSCEIDLYTDSTYVRDGITKWIHGWKKNGWRNAQKKPVKNAELWQALEAEVDRHSVNWHWVKGHAGVEGNEIADQLANKGMDQFK from the coding sequence ATGGGAAGTAACGTTGTTATTTATACAGATGGTGCCTGTTCTGGAAATCCCGGCCCTGGGGGCTGGGGAGCATGGCTTCAGTACGGTCAGCATTCTAAGGAACTCTATGGCGGTGCCTATGAAACCACCAATAATCGAATGGAACTAACTGGGGCGATTGAAGCCTTAAAAGCACTGACACGTTCCTGTGAAATCGATTTATATACAGATAGCACCTATGTGCGAGATGGTATCACTAAATGGATTCATGGCTGGAAAAAAAATGGATGGCGGAATGCCCAAAAGAAACCCGTTAAAAATGCAGAACTCTGGCAAGCATTAGAAGCAGAAGTTGACCGCCATTCTGTCAACTGGCACTGGGTCAAAGGGCATGCCGGCGTTGAAGGCAACGAGATTGCAGATCAATTAGCCAATAAAGGCATGGATCAATTCAAATAA
- a CDS encoding fused DSP-PTPase phosphatase/NAD kinase-like protein, with protein MRYLSITFIMLMSFSFVAVSGDDDEIEMKNAKWISDKILVGGQPSETDLAKLKKQGIKTIVTLRPEAEFDRSDLLLKSNSLGMTYLSLPIGSRSDISLDKARMLDKILAASEKDKVAVHCASSNRVGALMALRAFHLKGKSKEDALKEGEKAGLKSLKGVVEPLLK; from the coding sequence ATGCGCTATTTATCTATCACCTTTATCATGTTGATGTCCTTTTCATTCGTAGCTGTTTCAGGCGACGATGATGAAATAGAGATGAAAAATGCTAAATGGATTTCTGACAAAATTCTTGTTGGAGGTCAACCTTCAGAAACTGACCTTGCCAAGCTTAAGAAGCAAGGCATTAAAACAATTGTCACCCTTAGGCCAGAAGCTGAATTTGATCGCAGCGATCTCTTATTGAAGAGTAATTCTCTTGGCATGACATACTTATCATTACCAATCGGTAGCCGTAGCGACATCTCATTAGACAAAGCAAGAATGTTGGACAAAATTCTAGCAGCCTCAGAAAAAGATAAAGTGGCTGTCCACTGTGCCAGTAGTAACCGGGTCGGCGCATTGATGGCATTACGAGCCTTTCATCTTAAAGGGAAGTCTAAAGAAGACGCCCTCAAAGAAGGAGAAAAGGCTGGTCTAAAAAGCTTGAAAGGTGTGGTAGAACCCCTCTTGAAATAA
- a CDS encoding Dps family protein, protein MTLNNGIDRQSQAVIASQLKNILADSITLYALTQNVHWNVTGPLFQSVHAMTEDHYLELATAIDDIAERIRALDVKVPLDLSGHKSEGHSVLTENSDAKEMVEALVRAHETLARGLRASISTAADASDEVTAGLLTDRLTIHEKTAWMLRALLQ, encoded by the coding sequence ATGACACTCAATAACGGCATTGATAGACAATCACAGGCAGTGATTGCTTCACAACTAAAAAACATCTTAGCAGACAGCATTACGCTCTATGCCTTAACTCAGAATGTCCACTGGAATGTGACTGGCCCCTTATTTCAATCTGTGCATGCCATGACTGAGGATCATTATCTAGAACTTGCCACTGCCATTGATGACATCGCTGAGAGAATAAGGGCCCTAGACGTAAAAGTCCCCCTTGACCTAAGTGGCCATAAATCTGAAGGACATAGTGTACTAACGGAAAACTCAGATGCAAAGGAAATGGTTGAAGCGTTGGTTAGGGCCCATGAAACATTAGCTCGCGGATTGAGAGCGAGTATCTCTACTGCGGCCGATGCATCAGATGAGGTGACCGCAGGATTGTTAACAGATCGATTGACCATCCATGAAAAAACAGCCTGGATGTTGAGAGCCCTTCTTCAGTAA
- a CDS encoding DsbA family protein yields the protein MSLKKTLRPFGAEWITSSFKLGLERRLQEWKRKLTGKEHELLYFHRADDPYCQLMVQILPELAQRFQVTIRPKVLERLPGSMYPDPIRFEAYSIVDASRVAKLYGLGFPADATVPDVLSTGMVNRQLASIQDKPDFFAVAEELGALLWRRSVSRIQEKCSVALVEEETLRANERLLISLGHYASGSLYYAGEWYTGIDRLDHLEQRFNSLLIGDGEVHYDLQRLWRYGLRRSKVSSASGVIDFYFSLRSPYSYLALEQLAALSAETGVKLNLKPVLPMVARGLKVPDTKKFYIVKDAKREALQHDIAFGRFADPLGKAVHYGLAIGQYLSTIDRGKELAFYRVFFRSVMAEGIDASTDKGLQKITEKSGISLAIVRDALQQQEWQEALEENRKEILQYGCWGVPVMRANGKTFWGQDRIWALAEALGEKTPT from the coding sequence ATGTCACTTAAGAAAACACTCCGACCATTTGGTGCAGAATGGATCACTAGCTCTTTCAAGCTTGGATTAGAAAGGCGCCTTCAGGAATGGAAACGAAAGCTTACAGGTAAGGAGCATGAGCTCTTATACTTTCACCGAGCTGATGATCCTTATTGTCAACTTATGGTGCAAATTCTACCTGAGCTTGCTCAACGCTTTCAAGTGACTATACGCCCCAAAGTATTGGAGCGCCTTCCTGGGTCTATGTATCCTGATCCCATTCGATTTGAAGCCTATTCGATTGTTGATGCCTCCCGTGTCGCCAAACTCTATGGATTAGGCTTTCCGGCAGATGCAACAGTTCCTGACGTTCTGTCAACAGGTATGGTTAATCGCCAACTTGCTAGCATCCAAGACAAACCAGACTTCTTTGCAGTGGCAGAAGAATTGGGAGCCCTTTTATGGCGTCGCTCTGTAAGTCGCATTCAAGAAAAATGTTCTGTTGCGCTTGTCGAAGAAGAGACACTGAGGGCCAATGAGCGGCTGTTGATTTCGCTGGGGCATTACGCCAGTGGATCACTTTATTATGCTGGAGAATGGTATACGGGCATTGATCGTCTTGATCACTTGGAACAACGTTTTAATAGCCTACTTATTGGGGACGGAGAAGTTCATTATGATTTGCAGAGACTTTGGCGATACGGACTCCGTCGCTCAAAAGTTTCCTCAGCATCAGGTGTTATAGATTTTTATTTTTCTTTGCGAAGTCCCTACAGTTATCTAGCCTTGGAACAATTGGCTGCGCTTAGTGCTGAAACAGGCGTCAAACTTAACTTGAAACCAGTATTGCCGATGGTAGCCAGAGGGCTGAAAGTGCCTGATACTAAGAAATTTTATATCGTTAAGGATGCTAAGAGAGAGGCTTTGCAACATGATATTGCCTTTGGACGGTTTGCCGACCCTTTAGGTAAAGCTGTACATTATGGATTAGCAATTGGTCAGTATTTATCGACCATTGATAGAGGTAAGGAGTTGGCTTTTTATAGAGTGTTCTTCCGGTCTGTTATGGCGGAAGGTATTGATGCGTCTACTGATAAGGGACTCCAGAAAATTACAGAAAAATCAGGAATCAGCCTCGCGATCGTTCGTGACGCTTTGCAGCAGCAGGAATGGCAGGAAGCACTGGAAGAGAATAGAAAAGAAATCCTTCAGTACGGATGTTGGGGAGTCCCCGTGATGCGAGCAAACGGGAAAACTTTTTGGGGGCAAGACCGCATTTGGGCTCTTGCTGAAGCACTAGGTGAGAAAACACCCACCTAG
- a CDS encoding peroxiredoxin has translation MPIQAGDKMPEGVLVEMTGDGPAPHNTADLFAGKKVVFFAVPGAFTPTCSARHVPGYVEHAQALKDKGVDAVYCMSVNDAFVMGAWGKDQGSDEVVTMLADGNCDYTKSLDLVLDGSGFGMGQRSQRFALIVTDGVVEHACIEAPGDFKVSSAEHVVSLL, from the coding sequence ATGCCAATTCAAGCAGGGGATAAGATGCCTGAAGGTGTTTTAGTTGAAATGACAGGGGATGGACCCGCGCCGCACAATACAGCGGATTTATTTGCTGGAAAGAAAGTTGTCTTTTTTGCTGTTCCTGGTGCGTTTACGCCCACATGTTCAGCCCGCCATGTGCCAGGGTATGTTGAGCACGCTCAAGCCCTAAAAGATAAAGGCGTAGATGCTGTATATTGTATGTCAGTGAATGATGCCTTTGTGATGGGTGCTTGGGGAAAAGACCAAGGCTCTGACGAGGTTGTCACAATGTTAGCAGATGGTAACTGTGACTATACAAAATCTTTAGATCTTGTTTTGGACGGTTCAGGGTTCGGTATGGGACAAAGAAGCCAGCGTTTTGCATTGATCGTGACGGACGGTGTGGTCGAACATGCTTGTATTGAAGCGCCTGGTGATTTTAAAGTTTCAAGCGCTGAGCATGTAGTTTCCTTGCTTTAG
- a CDS encoding protein-disulfide reductase DsbD domain-containing protein, whose product MNKIIIFFVGLCVISTATHAKETEWVSHGQEAKTRLIGTKPVAGNAGLVWLAWEAELQNGWKTYWRSPGEAGLPVIVKINDVEKELAYPIPERFELFGLQTYGYSKKVIIPFQIEAEALKRGDTEIHVSFMVCKDICIPIEHTFQPPQKDKFDYDLKIASWLSKVPMTSLEESKFKVMSHKIIGPVGKQRVIIDVKGLEAYQQADLLIEGPATMMFIPAGKTSKGDFVRFVVKTSGMGDIPDLKNEKLRITVIDGNGKAIDVSR is encoded by the coding sequence ATGAATAAAATTATCATATTCTTTGTAGGGTTGTGCGTTATATCGACAGCCACACATGCAAAGGAAACTGAGTGGGTCTCTCATGGCCAAGAAGCGAAGACGCGCCTGATTGGAACGAAACCAGTTGCGGGCAATGCTGGTCTCGTTTGGTTGGCTTGGGAAGCAGAGCTGCAGAATGGTTGGAAAACATACTGGCGCAGTCCAGGTGAAGCAGGATTGCCTGTAATTGTTAAAATTAACGATGTTGAAAAAGAGCTGGCTTATCCAATTCCTGAGAGATTTGAGCTATTTGGCCTGCAAACATACGGTTATTCTAAGAAGGTTATCATTCCTTTTCAAATCGAGGCTGAAGCTCTTAAACGGGGTGATACGGAAATTCATGTTAGCTTTATGGTTTGTAAGGACATCTGTATCCCAATTGAGCATACATTCCAGCCACCTCAAAAAGATAAATTTGATTATGATCTAAAGATTGCATCTTGGCTTTCGAAAGTCCCGATGACAAGCCTTGAAGAGAGTAAATTTAAAGTCATGTCTCATAAAATTATTGGCCCAGTCGGCAAGCAGCGAGTTATCATCGATGTGAAGGGGTTAGAGGCTTATCAGCAGGCGGACTTGCTAATTGAGGGACCTGCAACAATGATGTTTATACCAGCAGGAAAAACATCAAAGGGTGATTTTGTTCGCTTTGTTGTCAAGACATCAGGTATGGGTGATATACCAGATCTAAAGAATGAAAAATTGCGGATCACGGTTATTGATGGTAATGGAAAAGCTATAGACGTTTCGCGTTAA
- a CDS encoding TonB-dependent receptor plug domain-containing protein: protein MKKSTKYLMSASLGAMLISQPQMVMAQDSDEAAAAEEIAVIGSRSKKPRTATDSPVPIDVFGANQINEMGNAADMTDNLKALVPSFTASPATGDGSAFVRPTSLRGLAPDQTLVLLGGKRRHRSALLHFFAPAAGNGAHGPDIGMIPGIALKRVEVLRDGAAAQYGADAIAGVINFVPRDNSEGGLVTASYGQFYEGESSIKIAGNVGFPLGDNGFINLSMEYVDNDALSRGTQRPDAQALEDAGVPGVGSDSPFGDAPLVQTWGRPETSGFMTFLNSGLELNEDHSLYFMGNYSEKEGRYRFFYRSPTHSSLAPLRADGFTGLPAGFTPYLDGDQTDFSAIGGIKGVFGDVDYDFSMAYGYSEMDYFLNNSVNPSLGLSGGQIAQMDFDVGALFQEEMNINLDFSKELNDTLNLAWGAEYRDETYQIASGEPGSFIGAGVSGFKGYHPRDSGEFSRDNWAVYADLEQDVNEDFLMQYALRYENFSDFGSTVNGKIAARYNANETWTLRAAVSTGFHAPTPGQSNVQAVITTFDSISGGLVEEGLVRPDSAAALGAGGAPLTEEKSKNFSFGATGVYENTTLTIDFYRIEIDDRIYRTINLPGAAPGQTVSFFTNSLDMYSQGIDVVLNSSVDWNDDVTTDLTWAANFNKIKITGQKDVNGQQPVSNSTIEDIENNYPSTRMVFTTNTKWGEDKWNLMVRANYYGKHYDERGEIGAATNPSFEIGSTIYVDAELGYQVNEGLKVVLGASNIFDSYVDVIDAPYANRQSVGLPYPRRSAANYEGGSWYLRASFAF from the coding sequence ATGAAAAAATCAACTAAATATTTGATGAGTGCATCGTTAGGGGCGATGCTCATCTCTCAACCTCAGATGGTCATGGCCCAGGATAGTGATGAAGCCGCGGCAGCAGAAGAAATTGCTGTTATTGGTTCAAGAAGCAAAAAACCTCGCACAGCCACTGATTCACCTGTGCCAATCGATGTTTTTGGCGCAAATCAAATCAACGAAATGGGCAATGCTGCCGACATGACGGACAATCTTAAAGCGCTTGTTCCTTCTTTCACAGCATCTCCAGCTACGGGTGATGGTTCAGCTTTCGTAAGACCAACATCTTTGCGTGGACTGGCTCCTGATCAAACACTTGTTCTTCTCGGCGGAAAACGTCGTCACCGCTCAGCTCTATTGCATTTCTTTGCACCGGCAGCTGGTAATGGTGCTCACGGTCCAGACATCGGCATGATCCCTGGCATTGCGCTTAAGCGCGTTGAGGTACTTCGTGACGGTGCTGCAGCTCAGTATGGTGCTGACGCGATTGCTGGTGTGATTAACTTTGTCCCTAGAGACAACAGTGAAGGCGGCCTTGTAACAGCCTCTTATGGTCAGTTCTATGAAGGCGAATCCAGCATTAAGATCGCTGGTAACGTTGGTTTCCCACTCGGTGATAACGGCTTCATTAACTTGAGCATGGAATATGTTGATAATGATGCACTGTCACGCGGCACGCAGCGCCCTGACGCACAAGCTCTTGAAGATGCTGGCGTTCCTGGTGTTGGATCAGACAGCCCCTTTGGTGACGCACCGCTGGTACAAACCTGGGGTCGGCCTGAAACAAGTGGCTTTATGACATTCCTTAATTCTGGTCTAGAGCTCAACGAAGATCACAGTCTTTACTTCATGGGGAACTATTCTGAAAAAGAAGGACGCTATCGTTTCTTCTATCGTAGCCCAACTCACTCATCACTTGCCCCACTACGTGCTGATGGCTTTACAGGTCTCCCTGCAGGTTTCACACCTTATTTAGACGGCGACCAAACAGACTTTAGTGCTATTGGTGGTATTAAAGGTGTCTTTGGTGATGTTGACTATGATTTCAGCATGGCATACGGCTACAGTGAAATGGATTATTTCCTAAATAACTCTGTCAACCCAAGCCTTGGCCTATCCGGCGGCCAAATTGCACAAATGGACTTTGATGTTGGTGCTCTTTTCCAAGAAGAAATGAATATCAACCTTGATTTCTCTAAAGAGCTAAACGACACATTGAACCTTGCTTGGGGCGCCGAATACAGAGACGAGACCTACCAGATTGCATCAGGGGAACCTGGATCATTCATCGGTGCTGGCGTGAGTGGCTTTAAAGGCTACCATCCACGTGATTCAGGTGAGTTCTCACGTGATAACTGGGCTGTCTATGCAGATCTAGAGCAAGATGTGAACGAAGACTTCCTAATGCAATATGCTCTGCGTTATGAAAACTTCTCTGATTTCGGTAGCACAGTGAACGGTAAGATTGCTGCTCGCTACAACGCGAATGAAACATGGACACTTCGTGCCGCTGTATCAACAGGTTTCCACGCGCCAACACCTGGCCAGTCCAATGTTCAGGCTGTGATCACGACATTTGATAGTATCTCAGGTGGTCTTGTTGAAGAAGGCCTTGTGCGCCCAGATAGTGCCGCAGCACTTGGTGCTGGTGGTGCTCCCCTCACTGAAGAAAAGTCTAAAAACTTTAGCTTTGGTGCAACAGGCGTCTATGAGAATACGACATTAACAATTGATTTCTACCGCATTGAAATTGATGATCGTATCTATCGTACAATTAACCTTCCTGGTGCAGCACCTGGACAGACTGTTTCTTTCTTTACAAACAGCCTGGATATGTATTCACAAGGGATCGATGTTGTTTTGAACAGCAGCGTTGACTGGAATGATGACGTTACGACAGACCTCACATGGGCAGCTAATTTCAATAAAATCAAAATCACGGGTCAAAAAGACGTGAATGGTCAACAGCCTGTAAGCAATTCGACCATCGAAGATATTGAAAATAACTACCCAAGCACTCGGATGGTTTTCACTACAAATACAAAATGGGGTGAAGATAAGTGGAACTTAATGGTTCGTGCGAACTACTATGGTAAACACTATGATGAGCGCGGTGAAATTGGTGCTGCAACAAACCCAAGTTTCGAAATTGGATCAACAATCTATGTTGATGCTGAGCTTGGATATCAAGTAAATGAAGGCCTAAAAGTTGTTCTTGGCGCTTCTAATATCTTTGACAGCTATGTTGATGTTATTGATGCACCCTATGCCAACCGTCAGAGCGTAGGACTTCCTTACCCTCGCCGGTCTGCTGCCAACTACGAAGGTGGAAGCTGGTATCTAAGAGCGAGCTTTGCATTCTAA
- a CDS encoding BKACE family enzyme: MSNPMIIMAAPNGARRQKADHPLIPLSIPEIVRVAEEVNEAGCSMLHLHIRDHKGLHSLDPDIYNEALKAIRVILKDHLILQVTTEAVGQYSKDEQVAVIKSLKPEAVSLALRELCPDDADEKDFAELNRWMQKENVFPQYILYDENDYQRFIGMRNRGLLARANPFVLFVIGRHQNDQQDQCLYEQAKKTDLPWTMCGFGAREQKIVGFAAEHSGHVRVGFENNIMHSAAVPLEDHQFMILKAQEAAQKSGRTLATADTIRKLFSL, translated from the coding sequence ATGTCTAATCCCATGATCATTATGGCCGCTCCAAATGGCGCGCGCCGCCAGAAGGCGGATCATCCCCTTATTCCACTGTCAATTCCTGAAATTGTTAGAGTGGCTGAAGAGGTGAATGAAGCGGGATGTTCGATGCTTCATTTACATATCCGTGATCACAAGGGGCTCCATAGCTTAGATCCCGATATATACAACGAGGCGCTGAAAGCGATCAGAGTCATTCTAAAAGATCACCTCATTCTTCAAGTCACAACGGAAGCCGTTGGGCAATATTCGAAAGACGAGCAAGTGGCTGTGATTAAATCCCTAAAGCCAGAAGCTGTGTCTTTAGCCCTCAGAGAATTGTGTCCTGATGATGCGGATGAGAAAGATTTCGCTGAGCTTAACAGATGGATGCAAAAAGAGAATGTTTTCCCTCAATATATTCTTTATGACGAGAATGATTATCAACGATTTATAGGGATGAGGAACCGAGGTCTTCTGGCGCGGGCAAATCCTTTTGTTTTATTTGTCATAGGGCGACATCAAAATGATCAACAAGATCAATGTCTTTATGAACAGGCAAAGAAAACAGACCTTCCTTGGACAATGTGTGGTTTTGGGGCACGAGAGCAGAAGATAGTGGGCTTTGCAGCAGAGCACTCTGGACATGTTCGTGTTGGATTTGAGAATAATATTATGCACTCTGCAGCGGTACCGCTGGAGGATCATCAATTTATGATTCTCAAAGCGCAGGAGGCGGCTCAAAAATCGGGAAGAACTCTTGCAACAGCTGATACGATTAGAAAGCTGTTTTCCTTATAA